One genomic region from Anopheles bellator chromosome 2, idAnoBellAS_SP24_06.2, whole genome shotgun sequence encodes:
- the LOC131210080 gene encoding uncharacterized protein LOC131210080 gives MIRQALWKNGIALRLVATRAYSQPSGAAGSKVPASGGSQPAAPSGDVPGLSSRCVMKKEGPIGPGADRNGEYKVPEYFSYDQTSYFEAEIEMSKFRIPQPSARN, from the coding sequence ATGATTCGCCAGGCCTTGTGGAAAAACGGCATTGCTCTCCGTCTGGTGGCCACCAGAGCATACAGTCAGCCTTCGGGTGCTGCTGGTTCCAAGGTTCCGGCATCCGGCGGATCACAACCGGCGGCTCCGTCTGGCGACGTTCCTGGGCTGAGTTCGCGGTGTGTTATGAAGAAGGAAGGTCCTATTGGCCCGGGTGCGGACAGGAACGGAGAGTACAAGGTGCCGGAATACTTTAGCTACGACCAAACCAGCTACTTCGAGGCCGAGATCGAAATGTCCAAGTTCCGGATCCCGCAGCCATCGGCCAGAAACTAg
- the LOC131210368 gene encoding protein FAM177A1 — protein MTKVDIPLKSKAEASDTFIQNEKDVEVRVRAPKRVLHFSDGTLEEFSDDEADQVDCAETVPVDESTMKWTDWMRYKTCKLGSTVLAGCDYVGEGLASFLGITTPKYSYEIEEFKRMQAEQQAEERAIQTFVEQNRAQNGDGSHSVTQAPTAVKSPVETNAPEPVTSTEVCTENEIQKF, from the exons ATGACGAAAGTGGACATTCCGCTGAAAAGCAAAGCTGAAGCATCCGATACGTTCATTCAAAACGAGAAGGACGTTGAGGTGCGAGTCCGGGCTCCGAAACGGGTGCTCCATTTTAGCGACGGTACACTCGAGGAGTTTAGTGATGATGAGGCCGATCAAGTGGATTGTGCCGAAACGGTTCCCGTAGATGAG TCGACCATGAAGTGGACCGATTGGATGCGTTACAAGACCTGCAAGCTCGGAAGCACGGTCCTAGCCGGGTGTGACTACGTCGGCGAGGGACTGGCGTCTTTCCTGGGTATTACGACGCCGAAATACAGTTACGAAATCGAGGAATTCAAACGGATGCAAGCCGAACAGCAGGCCGAAGAGCGCGCGATTCAAACGTTCGTCGAGCAGAATCGTGCCCAAAATGGCGACGGCAGTCACAGCGTTACACAGGCACCAACGGCAGTGAAATCCCCGGTGGAAACGAATGCTCCTGAACCGGTCACCAGCACGGAAGTGTGCACAGAAAATGAAATTCAGAAGTTTTAA